A single window of Nicotiana tomentosiformis chromosome 1, ASM39032v3, whole genome shotgun sequence DNA harbors:
- the LOC104114290 gene encoding rac-like GTP-binding protein RAC2: protein MNTSSSASNNASTATGTKFIKCVTVGDGAVGKTCLLISYTSNTFPTDYVPTVFDNFSANVNVDGKIVNLGLWDTAGQEDYNRLRPLSYRGADVFLLAFSLISRPSFENISKKWVPELRHYAPSVPIVLVGTKLDLREDKQFRRDYPGASTISTEQGEELKKQIGAVAYVECSAKTQQNVKAVFDTAIKVVLQPPKTKKQEGKHKTCWIL from the exons ATGAATACTAGTAGTAGTGCCAGTAATAATGCTTCTACTGCAACAGGAACAAAGTTCATCAAATGTGTGACAGTTGGAGATGGTGCTGTTGGCAAGACTTGCCTTCTCATCTCCTACACTAGCAACACTTTTCCAACT GATTATGTGCCAACTGTTTTTGACAATTTCAGTGCTAATGTCAATGTTGATGGGAAGATTGTGAATTTGGGTCTTTGGGATACTGCTG GTCAAGAGGATTATAACAGGCTTAGGCCTCTTAGTTATCGAGGAGCTGACGTCTTCTTGCTTGCATTCTCTCTCATAAGTAGGCCTAgctttgaaaatatatcaaaaaag TGGGTTCCTGAGCTAAGACATTATGCCCCATCAGTGCCTATTGTTCTTGTGGGGACTAAATTGG ATTTAAGAGAGGACAAGCAGTTTAGAAGGGACTACCCTGGTGCATCTACAATTTCAACAGAACAG GGCGAAGAACTGAAAAAGCAAATAGGTGCAGTGGCATACGTTGAGTGCAGTGCCAAGACACAACAG AATGTGAAGGCTGTATTTGATACTGCAATCAAGGTGGTTCTTCAGCCTCCAAAGACCAAAAAACAGGAAGGAAAACACAAAACCTGCTGGATACTTTGA
- the LOC138893263 gene encoding uncharacterized protein, whose product MTAASKPSKQQDKDGNKQPPKKPTGRAAGGPNPQKKRKRTEKEMELLPRQLSDDSEQEEEETLVRRTVKKGITPSKGIEIREPVTYQRKASRMSAPTDKGKEKITTESESDSDSDNDHLQINMSDEDEGEPIDRVDWEKYFVNEKAFRAYKKILVSKKYIPEKPINIGPLKTKYSEFLQSIREVQKWGPILKGHGKANLTIVRELYANWRHARGNIVRVRGIDINVSAEALNNFLRVPHTLTDRFDAICKTPDYAHIKSVLCPTRKDAEWKHGSMEYHSIAKEFMSALARVALNFICNRLLPCQHKTDVPRYRALVLYALLEGIPLNFGAIMHDQMQRTRMNYKWRLFFANTLTAFLTERGVLWDKENDDIEAKAPGPYDVTHVLEPNKGRSSKLTVQQLFEHMQADMQENRAELIATRVELSATRDELRQTRADLSRVQTEQATMMKEISLLLRALVQCAGTDISQLIASSTAGPSTPVPPIVTEAPLNRPIEVAVTPDTESAPVVDDRNAMDADAPPP is encoded by the coding sequence atgacagcagcgagtaaaccatccaagcaacaagacaaagatggtaacaaacaaccgcccaaaaagcctaccggaagggcagcgggcggtccaaatccacagaaaaagaggaagcggacggagaaggaaatggaactgctgcctaggcagttaagtgatgattcagagcaagaggaggaggaaacattggtccggaggacagtgaagaagggtattacaccaagcaaaggaatagagatacgagagcctgtgacataccaaagaaaagcttcgagaatgagtgctccaactgataaagggaaggagaagattactacagaatctgaatccgattccgattcggacaatgaccacctacagatcaacatgagtgatgaagacgaaggtgaacccatagaccgagttgattgggagaaatactttgttaatgagaaggcattccgagcctataagaagatattggtttcaaagaagtacattccggaaaagccgataaacatcggaccacttaagacaaagtactcagagtttctccagtcaattcgagaggtgcaaaaatggggacccattctgaaaggtcatggcaaagccaacctcaccattgttagagagctctacgccaattggcgtcacgcacggggaaacattgtgcgagtaagagggatagatattaatgtgtcagctgaagctctgaataacttcttaagggtgccacacacactcactgacaggtttgacgccatatgcaaaacaccagattatgcacacattaagtctgtcctatgccctaccaggaaggatgcagaatggaagcatgggagtatggagtaccactctatagcaaaggaattcatgagtgcgttagcacgtgtggctctaaatttcatttgtaaccgactgctgccatgccaacataaaactgatgtccctcgttaccgcgcactcgtattatatgctttattagaggggataccactcaacttcggagccatcatgcatgatcaaatgcagcgaaccaggatgaattacaagtggaggctgttctttgctaataccctaacggcttttttaacagagaggggagtactatgggacaaggagaatgatgacattgaggctaaagctccaggaccatatgatgtcactcatgttctagagccgaacaagggaaggtcttctaagctcaccgtccaacaattatttgagcatatgcaagcagatatgcaagagaacagggctgagctgatagcgactcgtgtcgagttgagtgccaccagggatgagttgagacagactcgtgcggatctaagccgagttcagaccgagcaggccacgatgatgaaggagatatcattactcctcagagctctggttcaatgtgcaggtacagacatctcccagctgattgcatcatccactgccggaccatccactcctgttcctcccatagtcaccgaggctccactcaacaggcctattgaggtcgctgtaacacctgatacagaatcagcaccagttgttgatgataggaatgctatggatgcagatgctcctccaccttga
- the LOC104114291 gene encoding cytochrome c oxidase-assembly factor COX23, mitochondrial, with protein MASSKIQTPAYPSAARISDSDCYPQYTASLKCLEQFNSDKSKCQEHFDVYKECKKKEREARLERNRSRSLFS; from the exons ATGGCGAGTTCGAAAATTCAAACACCGGCATATCCAAGTGCAGCTAGAATTTCTGATTCCGATTGCTACCCTCAGTACACTGCTTCTCTCAAAT GTTTGGAACAATTTAACTCTGACAAGAGCAAATGTCAAGAACATTTTGATGTTTACAAGGAATGCAAGAAAAAGGAG AGGGAGGCTCGGCTGGAGCGCAATCGAAGTCGGTCTCTGTTTTCATGA